Proteins found in one Meiothermus sp. Pnk-1 genomic segment:
- a CDS encoding isoprenyl transferase, whose amino-acid sequence MAATASPSWPARALGWVKALTKPLYWWYERRLEREVRGGHVPRHLGMILDGNRRFARSLGLESHQGHEFGVAKAYEVLEWCLELGIKTVTVWVFSTDNWSRSQKEVETLMNLFVKEARRMAVDPRIHANEVRVKVIGRRDRFPPKVLEALEELERATEQHEGMLLQIAMGYGGREEIVDAVKALLLEAAQTGKSPEELASELDIEHIGERLYTAGVPDPDFIIRTSGEVRLSGFLLWQSAHSEYYFFDALWPAFRKVDFLRAIRSYQGRERRFGR is encoded by the coding sequence GTGGCAGCTACGGCTTCTCCCTCCTGGCCGGCCCGTGCGCTCGGCTGGGTCAAAGCCCTCACCAAGCCCCTGTACTGGTGGTATGAGCGCCGCCTCGAGCGGGAGGTGCGCGGCGGCCATGTCCCCAGGCACCTAGGAATGATCCTCGATGGCAACCGGCGCTTTGCCCGCAGCCTGGGGCTAGAGAGCCATCAAGGACACGAGTTCGGGGTAGCCAAAGCCTACGAGGTGCTCGAGTGGTGCCTGGAGCTAGGGATCAAAACCGTCACGGTGTGGGTCTTCAGCACCGACAACTGGAGCCGCAGCCAAAAGGAAGTCGAGACCCTGATGAACCTCTTCGTCAAGGAGGCCCGGCGCATGGCGGTAGACCCGCGCATCCACGCCAACGAGGTGCGGGTCAAGGTCATCGGGCGGCGCGATCGCTTCCCCCCCAAAGTATTGGAGGCCCTGGAGGAGCTCGAGCGGGCCACCGAGCAACACGAGGGCATGCTCTTGCAAATCGCCATGGGCTATGGCGGGCGCGAGGAGATCGTGGATGCGGTCAAAGCTCTGCTGCTCGAAGCTGCCCAAACCGGTAAAAGCCCGGAGGAACTGGCCTCCGAGCTCGACATCGAGCATATCGGCGAGCGCCTGTACACCGCTGGGGTTCCCGATCCCGATTTCATCATCCGCACCTCGGGCGAGGTGCGGCTATCGGGCTTTTTGCTGTGGCAAAGCGCCCATAGCGAGTACTATTTCTTCGACGCCTTGTGGCCCGCTTTCCGCAAGGTGGACTTCCTGCGGGCCATCCGCAGCTATCAAGGGCGCGAACGGCGGTTCGGGCGTTAG
- the lysW gene encoding lysine biosynthesis protein LysW — MAKITFINPETGAEIVLENPELGEIVVDDETGMEFEVVSLDPPRLEAAPEEAEDWGE, encoded by the coding sequence ATGGCAAAAATCACCTTCATCAACCCGGAAACCGGCGCTGAGATCGTTTTGGAGAACCCTGAGCTGGGCGAGATCGTGGTGGACGACGAGACCGGCATGGAGTTCGAAGTGGTGAGCCTGGACCCACCCCGGCTCGAGGCCGCCCCCGAGGAAGCGGAGGACTGGGGGGAGTAG
- a CDS encoding type II toxin-antitoxin system HicB family antitoxin: MKRRYWVHVYEDPEEPGVWLADVPAVPGVHSDGDTREEAIGNVLEALEGMLDALKRRGLPIPEPDGEWVEVEVNAA, from the coding sequence ATGAAACGCAGGTATTGGGTACACGTCTACGAAGATCCGGAAGAGCCAGGGGTTTGGTTGGCGGATGTCCCGGCGGTGCCTGGGGTTCACTCCGACGGCGATACCCGTGAGGAAGCCATTGGCAACGTTTTGGAAGCGCTCGAGGGGATGCTTGACGCGCTGAAACGCCGGGGCCTTCCAATCCCCGAGCCGGATGGAGAGTGGGTAGAGGTAGAAGTGAATGCCGCCTAA
- the lysX gene encoding lysine biosynthesis protein LysX has product MLAILYDRIRPDEEMLFEAAHRLDIPFKKIYAKQFPMRLGERPAELEGVTCAVERLVSQSKGLAVSRYLTSLGIPVVNRPEVIEVCGDKWATSCALAACGVPQPRTALATESEEALRLIEEMGYPVVMKPVVGSWGRLLSKINDRDAAEAILEHKEVLGGYQHQLYYIQELVNKPGRDIRAFVVGDTCIAAIYRASEHWITNTARGGKASNCPVTPELADIAVRAAKAVGGGVVAIDLFESERGLLVNEVNHTMEFKNSVSTTGVDIPGKILEYAWGLRRG; this is encoded by the coding sequence ATGCTAGCCATTCTCTACGACCGTATCCGTCCCGACGAGGAGATGCTCTTCGAAGCCGCGCATCGGCTCGACATCCCTTTCAAGAAGATCTATGCCAAGCAGTTCCCTATGCGCCTGGGCGAGCGCCCCGCCGAGCTCGAGGGCGTCACCTGTGCCGTCGAGCGGTTGGTGAGCCAGAGCAAGGGCCTGGCGGTGAGCCGCTACCTCACCAGCCTGGGCATCCCGGTGGTCAACCGGCCCGAGGTGATCGAGGTCTGTGGCGACAAGTGGGCCACAAGCTGCGCCTTGGCCGCCTGTGGCGTGCCCCAGCCCAGGACCGCTCTGGCCACCGAGAGCGAGGAAGCCCTCAGGCTCATCGAGGAGATGGGCTACCCGGTGGTGATGAAGCCGGTGGTGGGGAGCTGGGGCCGCCTGCTCTCCAAGATCAACGACCGCGACGCCGCCGAGGCCATCTTGGAGCACAAGGAGGTCTTAGGCGGCTACCAGCACCAGCTCTACTACATCCAGGAGCTCGTGAACAAGCCGGGCCGCGATATTCGGGCCTTCGTGGTGGGCGACACCTGCATTGCCGCAATCTACCGCGCCAGCGAGCACTGGATCACCAACACCGCCCGCGGCGGCAAGGCTTCCAACTGCCCGGTCACGCCCGAGCTGGCCGACATCGCCGTGCGGGCCGCCAAGGCGGTGGGCGGGGGCGTGGTGGCCATCGATCTCTTCGAGAGCGAGCGCGGGCTCTTGGTCAACGAGGTCAACCACACCATGGAGTTCAAGAACTCGGTGAGCACCACCGGCGTGGACATTCCGGGGAAGATCCTCGAGTACGCCTGGGGCTTGAGGAGGGGGTAG
- a CDS encoding LeuA family protein, translated as MGNSQTHFRRIEIVDTTLRDGQQSPLLFDTEKYRFTLEEKKQLLAGLIELGVTHIEFFSPVVGLAEEQDVRELIAYARGLTARELRLLAHCRCHPEDIERSLEVGCNGLNLYLGVSPLAQRHNAQKSLEEAIALAKEVLQSTRERHPELYLRFSAEDAFRTPKEDLFRLYDAVYPYVNTLGLPDTVGLAEPEDVAALVCALRERYPSVDLECHFHNDRGLALANVLAAVRAGVRYVDASIWGLAERSGIPSVTGVLFNLSKHHPELFGQYNLSQCYPLNVLMASILGTLVPYTEPVSLTNRTHTAGVHQKAVLNEKKVYEAHNLHDFGVDKNQLLLGPLSGWNLIYYYLKEVEALEITKEEAKEITQEFKRRTHEIGRSKKPEELLLEIATARGIRKHPLPEEVPTARLENLD; from the coding sequence ATGGGCAACAGCCAAACACACTTCAGGCGCATCGAGATCGTGGACACCACCCTCCGCGATGGCCAGCAGTCGCCGCTGCTCTTTGACACCGAGAAGTACCGCTTCACCCTCGAGGAGAAAAAGCAGCTGCTGGCGGGATTGATCGAGCTGGGGGTCACGCACATCGAGTTCTTCTCGCCCGTGGTGGGCCTAGCCGAAGAGCAGGACGTGCGTGAGCTCATCGCCTACGCCAGGGGCCTCACCGCGCGGGAACTGCGCCTGTTGGCCCACTGCCGCTGCCACCCCGAGGACATCGAGCGCTCGCTCGAGGTCGGTTGCAACGGGCTCAACCTCTACCTGGGCGTCTCGCCGCTGGCCCAGCGGCACAACGCCCAGAAGAGCTTGGAAGAGGCCATCGCCCTGGCCAAGGAGGTGCTCCAGAGCACCCGCGAGCGTCACCCTGAGCTCTACCTGCGCTTCAGCGCCGAGGACGCCTTCCGCACGCCCAAAGAAGACCTCTTTCGCCTCTACGACGCGGTGTATCCCTACGTGAACACCCTGGGCCTGCCCGACACGGTGGGCCTGGCCGAGCCGGAGGACGTGGCAGCGCTGGTATGTGCTTTGCGCGAGCGCTACCCAAGCGTGGACCTAGAGTGCCACTTCCATAACGACCGGGGCCTGGCCCTGGCCAACGTCCTCGCGGCGGTGCGCGCGGGGGTGCGCTATGTGGACGCTTCCATCTGGGGGCTGGCCGAAAGATCGGGGATCCCCTCGGTGACGGGGGTTTTGTTCAATCTCTCTAAGCACCACCCTGAACTCTTCGGGCAGTACAACCTCAGCCAGTGCTACCCGCTCAACGTGCTGATGGCCTCGATCCTGGGCACCTTGGTGCCCTACACCGAGCCGGTCTCCCTCACCAACCGCACCCACACCGCCGGGGTTCACCAGAAAGCCGTGCTCAACGAGAAAAAAGTCTACGAGGCCCACAACCTCCACGACTTCGGCGTGGACAAGAACCAGCTCCTCTTGGGGCCGCTGTCGGGCTGGAACCTGATCTACTACTATTTGAAAGAGGTCGAGGCGCTCGAGATCACCAAGGAAGAGGCCAAGGAGATCACCCAGGAGTTCAAGCGCCGCACCCACGAGATCGGGCGCAGCAAGAAGCCCGAGGAGTTGCTGCTAGAGATCGCCACCGCCCGCGGCATCCGCAAGCACCCCCTGCCCGAAGAGGTGCCCACCGCCCGCCTGGAGAACCTGGACTAA
- a CDS encoding [LysW]-aminoadipate kinase produces MIVVKVGGSEGINYEAVAKDAAALWKEGRRLILVHGGSSETNKIALALGHPPQFLTHPGGMTSRLTDRRTLEIFEMVYCGLVNKRMVELLQKEGVNAVGLSGLDGRIFEGKRKEAVKYVENGKIKLHRGDYTGSVERVNTGLLTMLLEAGYLPVLTPPAVSYQGEAINTDGDTAASRLAVSLKAEALLLLSNVPGLLANFPDESSLVREIPASRVNDPEYMAIAQGRMKKKVLGAVEAVQGGVGRVIFGDARVEGPIRRALEGAGTVVR; encoded by the coding sequence ATGATCGTGGTCAAGGTTGGGGGTTCTGAAGGCATCAACTACGAAGCCGTAGCCAAAGATGCAGCGGCTTTGTGGAAGGAAGGTCGACGGCTCATCCTGGTGCACGGGGGCTCGAGCGAGACCAACAAAATCGCCCTTGCCCTGGGCCATCCACCGCAGTTTCTGACCCACCCGGGCGGGATGACCAGCCGCCTCACCGACCGGCGCACCCTGGAGATCTTCGAGATGGTCTACTGCGGCTTGGTCAACAAGCGCATGGTGGAGCTGCTGCAGAAGGAAGGGGTCAACGCCGTCGGGCTATCGGGCCTGGATGGGCGCATCTTCGAGGGAAAGCGCAAAGAGGCCGTCAAATACGTGGAGAACGGCAAGATCAAGCTTCACCGGGGCGATTACACCGGCTCGGTGGAGCGGGTGAACACTGGCCTACTCACGATGCTCTTAGAGGCTGGATACCTGCCGGTGCTGACCCCACCCGCCGTAAGCTACCAAGGCGAGGCCATCAACACCGACGGAGACACCGCGGCCTCGAGGCTGGCGGTCTCGCTGAAGGCCGAGGCGCTCTTGCTCTTATCGAACGTCCCCGGCCTGCTGGCCAACTTCCCCGACGAGTCGAGCCTCGTTCGGGAGATCCCGGCCAGCCGGGTGAACGACCCGGAGTACATGGCCATAGCCCAGGGCCGGATGAAGAAGAAGGTGCTGGGAGCGGTGGAGGCCGTGCAGGGCGGGGTGGGTCGGGTGATCTTCGGGGATGCCCGCGTCGAGGGGCCGATCCGCCGGGCGCTCGAGGGGGCCGGGACGGTGGTGCGCTAA
- a CDS encoding paraquat-inducible protein A — MDEVEVSCPVCGEANYMSAEEYEALAEGDVMDCPVCGATLEVVSTDPLELLVVEGDLHEFYVDCPRCETQIAVSADEEGNPVTCENCGFTFVPDWSEIHEDDGEAEYLN, encoded by the coding sequence ATGGACGAGGTCGAGGTTAGTTGTCCGGTCTGCGGCGAGGCCAACTACATGTCCGCCGAAGAGTACGAAGCGCTCGCCGAAGGCGATGTGATGGACTGCCCGGTGTGTGGAGCGACCCTCGAGGTCGTCTCCACCGATCCGCTCGAGCTGTTGGTGGTAGAAGGCGACCTGCACGAGTTCTACGTGGACTGCCCACGCTGCGAAACCCAGATTGCCGTCTCGGCGGACGAGGAGGGCAATCCGGTAACCTGTGAGAACTGCGGCTTTACCTTCGTGCCAGACTGGTCGGAGATCCACGAGGACGACGGGGAAGCGGAATACCTAAACTGA
- a CDS encoding homoaconitate hydratase (catalyzes the formation of homoisocitrate from cis-homoaconitate): MARIWKFGDSINTDDILPGKYAPFMVGEDKFHTYAFAHLRPEFAPGFRPGDILVAGRNTGLGSSREYAPEALKKLGLRAIIAKSYARIFYRNLINLGIMPFEAPEVVDALHDGDEVELEFEQGLLRRGSETFRLTPPPAFLLEALKEGSILEYYKKHGRFPGEGPS, encoded by the coding sequence ATGGCACGCATCTGGAAGTTTGGCGATTCCATCAACACCGACGACATCCTGCCGGGCAAGTACGCCCCCTTCATGGTGGGCGAGGACAAGTTCCACACCTACGCCTTTGCCCACCTCCGCCCGGAGTTCGCCCCGGGGTTCAGGCCGGGCGACATCCTGGTGGCCGGGCGCAACACCGGGCTAGGCAGCAGCCGCGAGTACGCCCCTGAGGCGCTGAAAAAGTTGGGCCTCAGGGCCATCATTGCCAAGAGCTACGCCCGCATCTTCTACCGCAACCTGATCAACCTGGGCATCATGCCCTTCGAGGCCCCTGAGGTGGTGGATGCCCTGCACGACGGCGACGAGGTGGAGTTGGAGTTCGAGCAGGGCCTGCTGCGCCGGGGGAGCGAGACCTTCCGGCTCACCCCGCCCCCCGCCTTCTTGCTCGAGGCCCTCAAAGAAGGATCTATCCTGGAGTACTACAAAAAGCATGGAAGGTTCCCGGGCGAGGGTCCATCGTAA
- a CDS encoding 3-isopropylmalate dehydratase large subunit, whose product MGLTLAEKILSQRAGREVRAGELVVVEVDQVMVVDSIAGSFFKRLEYLGATPRYPEKVAIVIDHVAPAANVEVAKAQKEIREWGQRMGCRVYDVGRGICHQVLIEERLALPGGIVLGSDSHSTTYGGVACFGSGMGATDIALAAASGRTWLRVPESVKVTLRGRLASGATAKDAALEMVRLLTADGATYMSIEIHLEDGAESFTRSQRLTLANLTVEAGAKCGLVVPSGEILELYEVPDWLYPDPDAVYVKQVEIDLATLTPRVSVPFYVDNVQTVERVMGKKVDQVFVGTCTNGRLDDLHEVAEVLRGRRVAPGVRMLVIPASSQVLEEATADGTLLTLLQAGATIGTPGCGPCMGRHQGVLAPGEVCVSTSNRNFKGRMGAADAEIYLASPRVAAASAVAGFITTPEELA is encoded by the coding sequence ATGGGCCTAACCCTAGCCGAAAAAATCCTTTCCCAGCGGGCCGGGCGTGAGGTGCGGGCCGGGGAGCTGGTGGTGGTGGAGGTAGACCAGGTGATGGTGGTGGACTCCATCGCCGGGAGCTTCTTCAAGCGCTTGGAATACCTGGGGGCCACCCCCCGCTACCCGGAAAAGGTCGCCATCGTCATCGACCACGTGGCCCCGGCGGCCAACGTGGAGGTGGCCAAGGCGCAGAAGGAGATCCGGGAGTGGGGGCAGCGGATGGGCTGCCGGGTCTATGACGTGGGGCGCGGCATCTGCCACCAGGTGCTCATCGAGGAGCGGCTGGCCCTGCCCGGCGGGATCGTGCTGGGCTCGGACTCCCACTCCACCACCTACGGCGGGGTGGCCTGCTTCGGCAGCGGGATGGGGGCTACCGACATCGCGCTGGCGGCGGCCTCGGGCCGCACCTGGCTGCGGGTGCCCGAGAGCGTGAAGGTAACCCTCCGAGGGCGGCTGGCCTCTGGCGCGACGGCCAAGGATGCGGCTTTGGAGATGGTGCGCCTTCTCACCGCCGATGGCGCGACCTACATGAGCATCGAGATCCACCTCGAGGACGGCGCCGAATCCTTCACCCGCAGCCAGCGCCTGACCCTGGCCAACCTCACCGTAGAGGCCGGGGCCAAGTGCGGGCTGGTGGTGCCCAGTGGCGAGATCCTGGAACTCTACGAGGTGCCTGACTGGCTCTACCCCGACCCCGATGCCGTGTATGTGAAGCAGGTCGAAATTGATTTGGCGACGCTCACCCCCCGCGTCTCGGTGCCCTTCTACGTGGACAACGTGCAGACGGTGGAGCGGGTGATGGGCAAGAAGGTGGACCAGGTCTTTGTGGGCACCTGCACCAACGGGCGCCTCGACGACCTGCACGAGGTGGCCGAGGTGCTGCGTGGGCGCCGGGTCGCGCCCGGGGTGCGGATGCTGGTGATCCCGGCCAGTTCGCAGGTGCTCGAGGAGGCCACTGCCGACGGCACGCTGCTCACCCTGCTGCAAGCCGGCGCGACCATCGGTACCCCGGGCTGCGGGCCTTGCATGGGCCGCCACCAAGGGGTGCTGGCGCCGGGGGAGGTCTGCGTATCCACCTCCAACCGCAACTTCAAAGGGCGGATGGGCGCCGCCGACGCGGAAATTTACCTGGCGAGCCCCAGGGTGGCGGCGGCGAGCGCGGTGGCGGGGTTCATCACCACGCCGGAGGAGCTCGCCTGA
- a CDS encoding 1,4-alpha-glucan branching protein domain-containing protein: MTRFVLVLHSHLPYVRAHGMWPFGEETLYEAIAEVYLPLTRMLQRLEAEGIPAPLTLGITPILTEQLVDPKIKEGCRAYIQDRLERAQGDVERFSGTPLAASARYQLDCWRDALVRFEALHGDLVGFFAQAQERGQIEIISSAATHAYLPLLGSDAAVWAQIKTGLEAYRRHYRREPSGFWLPEMAYRPRKEGRAGLDELLMKAGLRYTFVDAHLIEGGGALPPYAGTDPTPKQSSDALYHVLELNSGLRLLARNRETTLQVWSSDLGYPGAGDYREFHRKDATSGLHHWKITDRGLELGAKEPYDPEAAASLAQQHAQHFVGLLLRLAAQHPEGVICAAYDAELFGHWWHEGPIWLEAVYRELHRHGKITAQTARSATRGPTTRVSLPEGSWGRGGMHQIWQNPATQDYWQQVYEAETRMKEAARNTRRESGPTRRVLRQMMRELLLLEASDWPFLIETHQAAEYARERYRGHARRFAELEAMLQGEAVDPSRLAELESLDNPFPEADPTLYLNGATSS, translated from the coding sequence ATGACCCGTTTTGTGTTGGTGTTGCACTCCCATCTGCCGTATGTGCGGGCGCATGGGATGTGGCCTTTCGGCGAGGAAACTCTCTACGAAGCCATCGCCGAGGTATACCTGCCCCTCACTCGAATGCTCCAGCGCCTCGAGGCCGAGGGTATCCCGGCCCCCCTCACCTTGGGCATCACCCCTATCCTTACCGAGCAGCTGGTAGACCCCAAGATCAAGGAGGGCTGCCGGGCTTATATCCAAGATCGCCTCGAGCGGGCCCAAGGAGACGTGGAGCGCTTCTCCGGGACCCCGCTTGCCGCCAGCGCCCGCTACCAGCTGGACTGCTGGCGGGATGCGCTCGTGCGGTTCGAAGCCCTTCATGGAGACCTGGTGGGCTTTTTCGCCCAAGCCCAGGAGCGGGGGCAGATCGAGATCATCTCCAGCGCCGCCACCCACGCCTACTTGCCCTTGTTGGGTTCCGATGCCGCAGTGTGGGCGCAGATCAAGACCGGGCTCGAGGCCTATCGCCGCCACTATCGCCGCGAACCCAGCGGTTTCTGGCTGCCGGAGATGGCTTATCGGCCCCGCAAAGAGGGCCGGGCCGGCCTCGACGAGCTGCTGATGAAGGCCGGATTGCGCTACACCTTTGTGGACGCTCACCTGATCGAGGGGGGTGGGGCCCTGCCCCCCTATGCCGGAACAGACCCGACGCCAAAGCAGAGCAGTGACGCGCTATACCACGTGCTAGAGCTAAACTCTGGCTTGCGCCTGCTGGCCCGGAACCGCGAGACCACCCTCCAGGTTTGGAGCAGCGACTTGGGGTATCCCGGGGCGGGCGACTACCGCGAGTTCCACCGCAAGGACGCCACCTCTGGCCTGCATCACTGGAAGATCACCGACCGTGGCCTCGAGCTGGGAGCCAAAGAACCCTACGACCCCGAAGCCGCCGCCAGCTTGGCCCAGCAGCACGCCCAGCATTTCGTGGGGCTGCTTCTTCGGTTGGCGGCGCAGCACCCCGAGGGGGTGATCTGCGCTGCTTACGACGCAGAGCTATTCGGCCACTGGTGGCATGAGGGGCCGATCTGGCTCGAGGCCGTTTACCGCGAGCTGCACCGCCACGGAAAGATCACCGCGCAAACCGCGCGCAGCGCTACCCGGGGCCCCACCACCCGCGTGAGCCTCCCTGAAGGCTCCTGGGGGCGCGGCGGGATGCACCAGATCTGGCAGAACCCCGCTACCCAGGATTACTGGCAACAGGTCTACGAAGCCGAAACCCGCATGAAGGAGGCAGCCAGGAACACCCGGCGGGAGAGCGGACCCACCCGGCGCGTCCTGCGCCAGATGATGCGGGAGTTGCTGCTGCTCGAGGCCTCGGACTGGCCCTTTCTAATCGAGACCCATCAAGCTGCCGAGTATGCTCGGGAGCGCTACCGGGGCCACGCCAGGCGCTTTGCTGAGCTCGAGGCCATGCTACAGGGCGAGGCGGTAGACCCGTCCCGGTTGGCCGAGCTCGAATCCCTGGACAACCCCTTCCCCGAGGCTGATCCCACCCTCTATCTCAACGGCGCGACCTCCTCCTAA
- the argC gene encoding N-acetyl-gamma-glutamyl-phosphate reductase translates to MQYGCISRGTFVKKTVSIVGGSGYAGGEFLRLALGHPYLEVRQVTSRRYLGDPVSLVHPNLRGRTNLKFSDPAALEPCDVLVLSMPHGVAAKEFDKYKDKAPIILDLSADFRLKNLELYRKYYGEEHPRPDLLGHWVYGNPELHREALRQANYIACCGCNATATLLALYPLLKAGVLAPKPIFVTVMISTSAAGAEPSLASHHPERAGSIRAYKPTGHRHTAEILENLPGKPELYLTAVATDRVRGILMTAQTFLQDGWSERDVWQAYRSVYGSEPFIRMVKVRKGVHRYPDPNVVEGTNYCDIGFELEEDTGRLVVISAIDNLVKGTAGHAIQSLNVRMGWEETAGLEFTGLHP, encoded by the coding sequence ATGCAGTACGGGTGTATCTCTAGGGGTACGTTTGTGAAGAAGACCGTTTCCATCGTCGGCGGCTCCGGCTACGCGGGGGGGGAGTTCTTGCGGTTGGCTTTGGGGCACCCTTACCTCGAGGTGAGGCAGGTCACCTCGCGGCGCTACCTGGGCGACCCGGTGAGCTTGGTCCACCCCAACCTGCGGGGCCGCACCAACCTCAAGTTCTCCGACCCTGCGGCGCTCGAGCCCTGCGACGTGCTGGTGCTCTCGATGCCCCACGGTGTCGCAGCTAAGGAGTTCGACAAGTATAAAGACAAGGCGCCCATCATTCTCGACCTCTCCGCCGACTTCCGGCTGAAGAACCTCGAGCTCTACCGGAAGTACTACGGCGAGGAGCACCCCCGCCCCGACCTCTTGGGGCATTGGGTCTACGGCAACCCCGAGCTGCACCGCGAGGCCCTTCGCCAGGCCAACTACATCGCCTGCTGCGGTTGCAACGCCACCGCGACCCTGCTAGCCCTCTACCCTCTCCTCAAGGCGGGGGTATTAGCGCCCAAACCGATCTTCGTCACCGTCATGATCTCCACCAGCGCCGCCGGGGCCGAGCCCAGCCTGGCCTCGCACCACCCCGAACGCGCGGGTTCCATCCGGGCCTACAAGCCCACCGGGCACCGCCACACCGCCGAGATCCTGGAGAACCTGCCCGGCAAGCCCGAGCTCTACCTTACCGCCGTCGCCACCGACCGGGTGCGCGGCATCCTGATGACCGCCCAGACCTTCCTGCAAGATGGCTGGAGCGAGCGCGACGTGTGGCAGGCTTACCGCAGCGTCTACGGCTCCGAGCCCTTCATCCGCATGGTCAAGGTGAGGAAGGGCGTCCACCGCTACCCCGACCCGAACGTGGTGGAAGGCACCAACTACTGCGACATCGGCTTTGAGCTCGAGGAGGACACCGGCCGCCTGGTGGTCATCAGCGCCATCGACAACCTGGTCAAGGGTACCGCCGGCCACGCCATCCAGTCGCTCAACGTGCGCATGGGCTGGGAGGAGACCGCGGGGCTGGAGTTCACGGGGTTGCATCCATGA
- a CDS encoding type II toxin-antitoxin system HicA family toxin: MPPKPEDVLRKLRRIGFEEESGKGSHRIVIHLDGRRTVIPFHRKELKKGTYHKILKDVGLSEEEYRKLRHNPLVQVLQAGGGHLFGQGVLADAAGGGDL; encoded by the coding sequence ATGCCGCCTAAACCCGAAGACGTGCTTCGTAAGCTTAGGCGCATCGGATTTGAAGAGGAGTCGGGCAAAGGCAGTCACCGCATTGTAATCCATCTGGACGGGCGTAGAACGGTGATTCCGTTCCATCGGAAGGAACTCAAGAAAGGTACCTACCATAAAATCCTCAAGGACGTCGGGCTGAGTGAGGAAGAATATCGGAAACTTCGACATAACCCTTTAGTCCAGGTTCTCCAGGCGGGCGGTGGGCACCTCTTCGGGCAGGGGGTGCTTGCGGATGCCGCGGGCGGTGGCGATCTCTAG
- a CDS encoding sulfite exporter TauE/SafE family protein gives MEPGAGVLLFLAGVAGSAVNAVAGGGTFFTFPALLAVGVPPVAANASNAVALWPGYILSALGFGREIASLKDRLLRSSLLALAGGLLGAWLLLHVGNTRFLQLVPLLLFFATLLFALGPKITAQVGPAGPLLGGVAELAIATYGGFFNAGLGILLMAGLALTGVQQLHQQNGLKNLLSAVINSVAVISFLLAGVVRWPETLAVLAGAVIGGYGGAVLARRIPARWLRQGVVGLGFLLSLYYAVRVYL, from the coding sequence TTGGAGCCAGGGGCTGGGGTGCTGCTGTTCCTGGCCGGGGTAGCGGGCAGCGCAGTGAATGCGGTGGCCGGTGGCGGGACATTTTTCACCTTTCCAGCCCTGCTGGCCGTAGGGGTGCCCCCGGTGGCAGCCAACGCCTCCAATGCTGTAGCCCTGTGGCCCGGCTATATCCTCTCCGCTTTGGGCTTTGGCCGAGAGATCGCCAGCCTCAAAGACCGCCTGTTGCGCTCTTCTCTACTTGCACTGGCGGGAGGGCTGTTAGGGGCTTGGTTGTTGCTACACGTTGGGAACACAAGGTTTTTACAGCTGGTCCCTTTGCTGCTATTCTTCGCCACCCTGCTCTTCGCCTTAGGCCCCAAGATCACCGCCCAAGTAGGCCCGGCTGGCCCCCTCCTGGGAGGGGTAGCGGAGCTGGCCATCGCCACCTATGGAGGATTCTTCAATGCGGGGCTGGGCATCTTGCTCATGGCCGGCCTAGCCCTGACCGGGGTACAGCAGCTCCACCAACAAAACGGCCTCAAGAACCTGCTCTCCGCCGTGATCAACAGCGTGGCTGTGATATCTTTTCTCCTGGCCGGGGTGGTGCGCTGGCCCGAGACGCTAGCGGTCTTGGCCGGGGCGGTAATAGGGGGCTACGGAGGAGCAGTGCTAGCCCGGCGCATACCGGCGCGGTGGCTGCGGCAGGGGGTGGTGGGCCTAGGTTTTTTGCTGAGCCTGTACTATGCAGTACGGGTGTATCTCTAG